AGACAGAAGAGTGTAAGAACAGTAATTGGCTTCAATCAGAGAAGGTATTTGCCTTTAAATGGAGGAACGCAGTCATTCAGAATTAAATCGCACATTTGACTATATTTACAGTAGTTCCTTACTAGATAAAGCATGATGTGCAAGTGATGATTTGGAAACCATCCAGGCTGAAATGTGCAAaccatttaattgtattatgtgcATTTGTCTTTGGTTTATCCATGACAGCCACTTAACAAATGGGCTTATGGTTCAAGCATGAACACCTGCAAGCCAGTAAAAACCCTGTATGTAAATCCTGTGTGATATGTGGGAACAAAGCCTCTGTTGAACTTTTGGCCTTCTGGAGAACTATAGCAGTGATGAcatataaacaacaaacaaatgtattgtttttacatcAATATTTAGTCCGTAACAAACCTCTTTTGTTAACCACACGTTTTCCTCTGTTGTGAGCTCAAATACACATCAAGGGCGAAGGAGTGCTCATGCTGCCTTTACTGATGATTGAAAGCTGAAAGGTGTTTTCGGggtgaaaaaatatattaacacaTGCTGTTAAATGGCCACTTAGCACATGTGAACATTTCCCGTCTAATGCACATTATTAATAAGCATGCACTCAtggtgtgtgtaagtgtgtgtgcttgacaGAAAAAGGCAAAAGAGACATTTAGTGGTCTTGATATCATCATCATGCTCCCCCTTGAAACAGATGAAGGAGACAATCCGTCTCTCCAGGACACCAAGCACCACTGGCTGAACAGACCCTGCCTGCTGGTGCTCAAAGATGGAGATGTGTCCAAACCGGGGCTGGGTTGTGGCCAAATTAGAGCAGAATCTCCCTCTAAGACCTCTTCAGAAGCATCGGTGAGGAGCAGCTTCAGTCCATGTGTGCAGAAACCATCCGAACCTCCTGCCGACACCGCTTCTCCCTCCCAGCTGGAGGAGGGCAGCTGCACTGTGACCTCCATCTCCACATGGGGTGAGAGCTGCTTCGGGGAGACTCCCAGCCCCCTGGTGCTGAGCCCTGCCGAGGCTGCATGGCCAGAGGAGgaccaggaggaagaggaagaggttgCCGATGAGGAAGAGAAGATGACGGCTCTCCCATCTAAGGAGGACTCTGTGGTtgaggagaaggaggtggaggagagacCGGAGACCAAGGTCAAATCTGATGGAGGAGATGAGACGAGCAGCAGTGGGGAGGGAGCAATGGGGGAATGTGCAGCTTCTCCTCTGGATCCCGACAATGATTCCCAGCTGAGCCCTATTGGCATTTTGTCCAAGGATCGAGGCACCGTGCTCGGGGAGATTGCTCCAGTGTGGGTCCCCGATGCTCAGGCGCAGGTCTGCATGAAGTGTGGCATCAAGTTTACGTTTACCAAGAGGAGGCATCACTGCAGAGCCTGTGGGAAGGTGAGGAAAGTGTAGGATTCAAATTAGACTTAACTCGTGACATGTACTTGATGTGTGAAATGTATGTTGTGTGTCATGTGTGTATCGTCAGGTTTTTTGTGCAGTTTGCTCCAATGTGAAGTTCAGACTCACACATCTGGATGGAAAGGAGGGACGagtttgtgtttcctgtcactCAACCCTCCTCAAAAGTGAGCACAGCTTAATTTTTATTGTCAATTAAAGCTCAGTTTTATTGACAATTTGCAAAAGTAATTCTTCTCTCCTCAGGGACACCTCCAAGGGGGAAAAGGAGGGTGTGGTTTGCAGATGAAATTCTCCCTATTAAGCAGTCGGAGTCTGCCCCGACCACACCGGTACGAGGGTTTTCTCCACTGATGAGACGAGCGCTGGGCGGGCCTTCGAGAAGTCCTGTTGGTTCACCACAGATCAGGAGAGCCTTGAGACCAAATGGGACTAATATCAATGTAGGACCACCCAAAACATAACACATTGTTTTGAGAAGAATAAAGGTCTTACtgctttttctccttcttcctctagGAGGCCTGTGGTCCTTATGGCTGGGGCACCACAGCTTTAGTGAGTAGCTCTTCAAACCTCATCCCTCTGGACGGCCTGCCCCCCATCCTCACCTCCACCGGGGTCAAAGGAGGTGAGACAGCTTCCATCCAATTTGAGCGGCAGAGTGAACGATTTAGCAAAATGACTGTGAAGATTTATTTGCTTATGAAACGCAGATGCTTGTAATTTCATGACCGTGGAATATCTTTTAGGCCTTTTCCTTGGTATCAGCATTTCCTGAAAGTGTGCATGGTGCAAAGATGAAAGGAAAGGCCCAAACATAAGGGAGTCCCATGCAAATCGGGAAGAAGAAGGCAAGGTGAAAAGTTAGTCTCTGATGTTGAGGAGCTGACAATGTGTTGCCAAAAGGAAGAGCAGAGTAAAGCATCAAAATGAAGTGACAGCAAAAGCAGAACAACCTGAATGAAAGGCATGTCTGCTGTGAATAAAGTAgtgatttagatttagattattCCTATGACTACTCCCTACTGGGCTTCCACAGCAAACATTATGTAGACCCTGTTCAGCCTGGTTAAACAGCATATAGCATTAATAAAAGCTAACAGTCCATGCCTCTTAACAGGGCCAGGCTTAGACAATGGTTATTAATCCTTTCCCAGcaatgagtttattttcaaacatgAGTCTGGAAGTCATTAGGTAAGCTCTTTTATTTGCATACAATGTCAGGAGAAATACTTCCTTGTGCCAGCTAGCAACAAACCATTGTCTAAGCCTGGCTGTAATAACGATGCAAGGACTGGTAGCTTTTATTAATGCTATTGTTTTTAAACGCCCCTGTTTAACCAGGCTAAACAGGGTTCACATTATGTTTACTGTGGCAGCCCTATAGGGAGTAGTCGTGGGAATTTtagaaacataaatacagtaaTCACTTCTTCTATTCAGAACAGACatgggttttttaaaaagcattattcTGTAGCTATTTGAGACTCTTCCTTTTTGTCAACACATTGTCACTCACATTTTCACCTTGCCTTTTGCTTCCTGATGTGCATGGGACTCCCCTTCTGTTTGTGCCTCTCCTTTCAGCTTTGCACCATGCACACTTTACAGAAATGCTGATACCAAGAAAACTAAAGTTGAGCATATTTCAAGGTCATCAAATTGAGCAGTTGTAGAAGAGTCTTTTGTTTAATGGCGGTGTTACTTTGTCTTTCTTCAGATTACACTGTGGAGGAGCAGCCCTCTGAGACGCTGCTCATTCAGGAGCTGGAGAGCGGCAGACCAAAGCCCCTGGTGTTTGTCCTCAACGCCAACCTGCTAGCTATGGTCAAACTGGTCAACTGTACGTTAGATTGTTCTTTCTATTGTTGAAGTGCTCAGAGAATGACTCGattgcaacacattttacacactgCTGCTATCCTACAAAACAGTGCGACTGAATGTATTGTGAAGTAAAACACTGTCCTTGTTTACCTCTGAGATTATGCCTTGGTTGTGTGACAGAtgtgaacaggaagtgctggTGTGTGACGACTAAGGGGATGCACGCTGTGGGccaggtggaggtggtggtgctgctgcagtGCCTGCCTGAAGAGAAGAGCTTCCCCAAAGACATTTTCAGCCACTTCATCCAGCTGTACCGGGACACCCTCACAggtcaggcacacacacagttatacagTCTTAGTATTACTGGAGATAACTCGTTATTTTCAGCTGTATGCTGAGGGAGGGTGGGtggccctctctctctctgtctctataaGCTGTGATACACACtgggctttatttatttaaaaggccTTACTGGTTTTCTAACCCCCTCAAAGCTTGGTTTGTTCTTTCAGTGTGGGGGCTGTTATTGAACACGCTTCAATGATTGGATAATGTGGCAGGTTCCAGATTTCTTTTTTCACTGAGCTTGGAAAATCCAGTTTTTCTTATAACATCGAACATCAAGCAGAACAATCTTCAACTATAAACTTTGCATTCATCCTCAGGgcaatttaaaatatgaatgtcTTTCTATTCCACCTCTAGTTGttcttgatttattatttacaagtgctttatttattattaggctttatatttgtgtttcttggggcctatttgtgtgtttttttgactTGGCTAAATTTTAAATGAAGTCTCTACCTCAGTGCATTAGTAGTATGGATGTTTTATATAGATCTTTGCCCATTTTTCGAATCTGAAATGGTCATTAGGGGTTTTTCCTGCTATAATTACACATGTTTCCTTCCCACTGTTGTTCTGCAGGAAAGGTTGTGAAACACCTGTCGCTGTCTTTGTTGGGCAGCAGTTTCCTGGGCAGCACGGAGCACGCGGGCTTCCTGTACGTCCGAGCTACTCTCCAGTCCCTGCAGGGTCTACCTCTGCCAAACCAGCCCTATCTCTTCGGCCTGCTGGTTCACCGAGCAGAGCTGACCTGGGCCAAAGCTTTTCCTCTGCGCCTCATGCTGCGATTGGGGGCCGAATACAGATGTAAGTCAGGCCTGGTAGGACATGTTGCATCTGAAATGCTACAGAATTTTTCTTCAGTTAAACATTATATTTCTTGTTGCAGTTTACCCGTGTCCACTGTACAGCGTGCGCTTTAGGAAGCCCTTGTTTGGAGAAATTGGCCACACTATAATGAAACTGTTAGTGGTGAGTATGACAGTTTGTCAAACCTATCCCACCTTCACCGTCAGTTTAACTTTAACGTTTCTCTTGTCTTGTTTCAGGATTTTAGGAATTACCGTTACAGCCTACCGATGGTGCCGGGGCTCACTGTGGATCTAGAGGCTCAGAAGACCAACATAAAGATACCAACCACTGGCTATAATGAGGTGAGAGTAAACCTTTAATGCATCACACAGTTATTAAAGATCTTtatgtacttttcttttaatcaatgatcatctttctctctccttaGCTGATGAAGGCTTTGAATAAGTCCAATGAGCATGTGCTGGCCATCGGGGCGTGCTTCAATGAGACCGCAGACTCTCACCTCATCTGTGTGCAAGCAGAGGACGGCCAGTACCAGACCCAGGCCATCAGCATCCACAACCAGCCTCGCAAAGGTAGGACAGCATACTGTGAGAGACAGCAAGATATCAAGGGCTGGACTTCATGATACAATATATaaggggtgggaatcaccagggtccccatgATACGATACTATCGCGATACTTAAGCCACGATGCGATAGTATTGTGATTCTACGATATGTATTGCGATATGATATCTTGCGACATGGCGCATTTCTGATTTgtagatatttaaatattgacatgaaatacaaatatacaaaaaactGAGTACAGTATAATATGACTTAATactctaaaaaataaataaaatatgtgtagtATTGGGATGTAAATtggagagctgtgcagataTTGAAAGAGGTAGCTTTAGACACTAATGTGCAAAACATACAGAGTTATTTGTGGGATTTTGGTCCACCAAACTAAATGAAGTTCCCTTAAGTAACACAAGATGGCACTACACAGGttttaatgtgaataatgtaaaaacaaatgtaccGAGACTGTAGCTTTATAGTTTTCTCTAAACATGTTCTCTTTCGTTTTTATTGCAGTTACTGGCTCCTGCTTTTTTATATTCAGTAGTGCTCTGAAAGCGTCGGCAGGATACCTCGCCAAATCCAGCATCGTAGAAGGTAAGCTGTCCGCTCAGAGGGGAGTCAGGTTCAGGAAATTCATTATTTACTCTGTTTTGATCAACAGTAGTGCATGTGAGCTATCCTTCATCACAGCTGCTTTATTCAgaatgtgttgatgttgtcatgtgtgtgtctgtgtacattTTAACAGACTGTGTGTCTAGGCGTGTGTTCGTGTTGCTGCATGTgagtgtatgaatgtgtgtgtgcgtctgtttCTCCTGTTTCGCTGTCCACTCTCCCCAGATGGGCTGATGGTGCAGATCACCGTGGAAACCATGGCGGAGCTGCGCAGGGCGATGCGGGAGTTGAAGGACTACACCGTCACCTGCGGACGTctcgaccaatcagagagccAGGAGCTGGTGCTCGTGCAGTGGGTTGAGGAGAAGTGCACTGTGAATAAGGGGTGAGTGTTTGTCCATGTGTCTGATGTTCATGGGGCAGAATGAagcttttatacataaatagaAGAACACTTATTACCAGTGGtgaatgtaactaagtacatttactcaagtactgcacttaaatacaatttgaggTCAACATTTAACTTTTTACTACACTTTTACTAACTTAGGTtactttaattacttttaaaaacctgattcaacaaatataatataataaacaaatcCATTATTATGGGTTAAGATAGACTAAATCATTCCTTGGCTTCCTGACAGtctaatacaaaataaactccTCCTTCACCAGCTGCAACACTTGGACTTTATATTAAGTTAGCACGTTTTAGAAttaattaagtatatttttatgctATTAATTGAGAAGctttttgaatgcatgactttcTGGTTTCACAACTTTAGTAAAAGTTCTTCCTTTCACCTCAGAGTATATATAAAGATAGTCAGGCTTTAAAACAACCAAGCAATATACCACTGCATTTGAATGTCTGGTCAATGTTGTCAATACCTggtgatgtgtgtttgtctcctcCAGTGTTATCAGTCCCATCGATGGGAAATCCATGGAGTCCATCAGCAGTGTTAAGATGTTCCAGAAGTCGGAATATAAAGAAAACGGGAAGATCATTCGCTGGACCGAAGTACATTTAATCCTCTGCTTAAAGTATGAACATAGATCAACCCGAAACCGCCTGCTGCTCTCTTTACATGTCTGTCTGATGTGTGCAGGTGTTCTACCTGCAGCGGGGGGATCTTCCCAAAAGAGGAGCGGGTGAGTCTGCTGAACACGACCGGCTAACGGAGCGGATCGCCCGGGCGTTCTGCCTGGCTCTGTGCCCACACCTCAAACTGTTGAAAGAGGACGGGATGGCCAAGCTGGGGCTGAGGGTCGCCTTCGAGTCTCAAGAGGTCAGAAAGATGTTAAGGGTCACAGCAGCTTATTGTTACTAAGATAAAAAGGTTGCTTCGTGAATACTTCCATACAAAGCCAAACATGCAGAGACATATTTGTTAAGAATGAAGTTCAGATAGAAATTTGACTTTTTGACATGTGGTCTGCCATTGAAAAATTATAATGGTATAGAAATGTAAAATTTATGTGAAAACAAGTGAAACATCTGCAGAACTCCAGAAGAGAGCCTAAAATCAAGCCGCAGTATCTGCACTCTGGCTTTCATTTGACGAGGTTAAGCTAcctcaaaataacacatttaaatgtatcattttgttgattaatttatattattgaTGTCAGTGTAAAACATATAAGTAAGGCAGGCAAAGACAAAGCAAAACAGAGATATAGTTGAATTGTTACTAATTAAAATTAATATTCCTAAACTTAGATAGccagaaatatacatttttggtttaTACATTAGTGCCTTAAATTATGTGGAGACTATGTTCAGGCATTGTTCGCATTTGTCCTAAACGTACGTATGGAAATTATGTTTTGGGTAAAATCATCTGCcttaaaatgcataaaataaagcCAGAGCAACCTTAAAATTCACATTaaattacatgttatttatcaattattttattaactgtAAGACATTCACATCATATGTAAGATATATTCAATATTCATTCACTTATAAAAACTCTTACTGGTCTTTCTTTGGTGGTGAAGACATGGAGAATATGACTCACACATTGCAGAACTGTAAAGTTTATAATCCGAGCTCCAGGGTGTGTGTATATTTAGACTGATTAGAGGTCTGTTTTGTAACTTCAGGTGGGATTTGTGGCGGGGAGCAATGGGCAGCCGCTCCCCCCTCGGTACCTGAACGCCCTGGATAGCGTGCTGATCCCCGTCATACACAGCAGGGGGCGCAAGAGAGGCGACGAGCCCTTCGTGATGGAGCTTATATTTTACATCCTGGAGAACATCACTTAGAGCTCACACACCCACCactgtttcatctttttaaaaaccctgACCACAGCTCCGGCACTTTCTCATCTGTGCCGCCTTCGAGGTTCAGGGCAATAAAAAGCATCCAAAGGGCGAACCAGACCACATCCACGGTCTGCATCCATCTCATCCACTCACGAGTAGAGAGGCGTGGTCTGACTCTTAGTGGTTTTCTGATCCCACCCCAGACAATCAGGGTACGCATGATGGACCATCAGATCACTGTACACGGTGCAGTAGTAGCAACCTCATAGCTTGATATCATTCACAATTCAAATACCTTTAAAGTGGACGCTGGATTCAGCCCCACGACCttaaagcaaagagaaaaagagaatgACTTGAAGAACAATAAGTAGTAGCTCTGTAGCGATTTGATGCACTGAATGAATGCCTAAAGAATGTTTTCATACTGGATGTATTTTAATTGACTGctcatgaaatgtaatgttggCCTGGAATTAAACATGCAACAATGACCGAGTAACTGCCTGTTCATTCAGCAAACTACTCAACACATTTATCCCAATACTTAACTGTAGTATTGCCATTTTATGCCACGTAATACTTCATTTAAAGAAGCTCTGTTTTGCTTTTGggcttttccatttcctgtagtgagCTATgtagttttgtgtgcatgtaaatggtctgcaaaggttaaaatcctaaaaatatgtaaactgcTCAATTGGAAATCCCTCGTACACATTGTACGTTAtaggccaggggtgtccaaactacggcccgggggccaaatgtggccagcaggccattttgaatcggccctctgcaaattctaaaagtataatgcaatatggcccacaaattaaactctTGCTCGTCTTATATTGCACtactcaaatatatatgttcaaatatattaatgagcccaatttcctaataaattcagtcatttaaaattgaaaacattttctaacaaatctaagttgaaaaaaagcccaataacttatttctataacaagcttgaaatttatCCTTCCTATTTACtcttatcagcaatctgaggctgccaacaaaataaatgaaaccctagaGAGAGGCAGGCCCGGCCCTGGTTAAGAGAAAGATGTGTGTTTAAGGGCGCCACTAGAGGACGCCCCCCACCAATTTGATGACCTGTAGGAAAGGCCGGCCCTGgagagacgggatgtaggcttAAGTTAGCAAGTTTTTTCTGAacgcgttttcaagtatcgcgcattatttacctacatttgatttgttttgctaacttataacttaactattgagacaatattcacctctatcagtggcccagctctccttATATTTTTCGGTATTAACAGgggtttggacacccctgttataggctaaggggcggtacatctctaagcagttggcTAACGGCATCAGAtccggctagctaaccaatcagagcagactgggctctggtttcagacggggagtgaaaagaggtgctgcagcacaggcagtatgagaaaaataaagagctttttgaacattaaagcatggagacttgtcacaggagaggcacaacatacaaatatgagcctGGCAGTgatcataatagggcctctttaaagtaaatatagtACTTTTGGTTTATCTTCACTACATCTAATTCATTACAAACTAATGTGACTTTATTAGGTAGACCATTCATGTGCAGTCCAATCCAACTATATTGTTCAGTTCTGATTGAATCAGAGGTATatttcactacatttatctTTGAACTCTGCACTGGTGTCGAACTTATCTTTAGATGTTTACAATGTTTTGCTCACCCCTTTTTCAAACATGACAGGGAAAATGCCTTTCGATATCTAATGCATTCATTTCCTGCCCACAAGCTCAGTTTCATAATGCAATTGCAATCTGAGCTGATTTACAGTGTGGGGACCGAATGATGCAATAAAGGAAAAAAGCTGCTTGCTCCAGTTTATAAAAAGAGATGTACTGGGTAAGTGGTTTATTAAGCTGGCATCCATTTGAGTAGGGAACACACTTCCTCCGAGTGCTTGTACGACAGCACTCCTGAGCCC
This DNA window, taken from Eleginops maclovinus isolate JMC-PN-2008 ecotype Puerto Natales chromosome 9, JC_Emac_rtc_rv5, whole genome shotgun sequence, encodes the following:
- the zfyve9b gene encoding zinc finger FYVE domain-containing protein 9 — encoded protein: MLKFFSARDDENESLLGGITEDEGDNPSLQDTKHHWLNRPCLLVLKDGDVSKPGLGCGQIRAESPSKTSSEASVRSSFSPCVQKPSEPPADTASPSQLEEGSCTVTSISTWGESCFGETPSPLVLSPAEAAWPEEDQEEEEEVADEEEKMTALPSKEDSVVEEKEVEERPETKVKSDGGDETSSSGEGAMGECAASPLDPDNDSQLSPIGILSKDRGTVLGEIAPVWVPDAQAQVCMKCGIKFTFTKRRHHCRACGKVFCAVCSNVKFRLTHLDGKEGRVCVSCHSTLLKRTPPRGKRRVWFADEILPIKQSESAPTTPVRGFSPLMRRALGGPSRSPVGSPQIRRALRPNGTNINEACGPYGWGTTALVSSSSNLIPLDGLPPILTSTGVKGDYTVEEQPSETLLIQELESGRPKPLVFVLNANLLAMVKLVNYVNRKCWCVTTKGMHAVGQVEVVVLLQCLPEEKSFPKDIFSHFIQLYRDTLTGKVVKHLSLSLLGSSFLGSTEHAGFLYVRATLQSLQGLPLPNQPYLFGLLVHRAELTWAKAFPLRLMLRLGAEYRFYPCPLYSVRFRKPLFGEIGHTIMKLLVDFRNYRYSLPMVPGLTVDLEAQKTNIKIPTTGYNELMKALNKSNEHVLAIGACFNETADSHLICVQAEDGQYQTQAISIHNQPRKVTGSCFFIFSSALKASAGYLAKSSIVEDGLMVQITVETMAELRRAMRELKDYTVTCGRLDQSESQELVLVQWVEEKCTVNKGVISPIDGKSMESISSVKMFQKSEYKENGKIIRWTEVFYLQRGDLPKRGAGESAEHDRLTERIARAFCLALCPHLKLLKEDGMAKLGLRVAFESQEVGFVAGSNGQPLPPRYLNALDSVLIPVIHSRGRKRGDEPFVMELIFYILENIT